A segment of the Colletotrichum destructivum chromosome 3, complete sequence genome:
GACCCCCGAGGGATGGTCGTGCCCGTTCCGCCGCAGGCTCCGCACGTCGATGCCATCTGGAAGCCGCCGTTCATGAAGTGCACCCGCGTTCCCGTTCCGTTGCAGGACTTGCACTCCGACCTCTTGGTGCCCTGCTTCAGGCCGCTGCCCGTACATGTTCCGCATTCGGTCAGGGGCGTCACAGTGATGGTCTTGCTGGTTCCCTTGGCTGCCTCCATGAAAGATATGCTCGATTGCACCTCGATGTTGTCGCCAACCAGTATTTCCTGCTGGAAGGGGTTCCGGCCACTGGCACGGCGACCGAATGGCGATCCTTGGCCGCCCGTGAACGCTGAAAATATGTCGTCGAAGTTGAAGCCACCGCCAAAGCCGCCCTGACCGCCGAACCCACCACCGAACGGGTTTCCTGCTCCTCCAAACGGGTCGCCGCCGGGCGCGCCGCTAGGGTCGAAGCCAGCGGCGCCGTACTGGTCGAATTGCTGCTTTTTCTTTGGGTCGGACAGGATTTCGTATGCGCTCTGAATATCGCCAAACTTCTCCTTCGCGCCGGCATCTTTGTTCGTGTCGGGATGGTATTTCTTTGCCAAGCCATAGTATGCCTTCTTGATGTCGCCCGCGGACGCAGACTTGTCGACGCCAAGGGTTTTGTAGGGATCGCTCGGAGCGAGATTGCCGGATGTTGTGTGGAATGTCTGTTACACAAGGGTCCATTAGCAAACTGTGCAAGCATTTTGGCATTGCAGCGTCACTTACATGTTTGGATGAAGGGGGTTGACATGTCACCCGTGAGGCCGAGGATTTCGTGGGTCTGACGGTATAAGTGACGGTGTGAATCGGGGCGCGCTTGCAGACAgcggccttgagcttggaTTGCCGGGAGATGCGGCTGGACAACAGACGGCCCGGGGCCGCTGCCTTGGTGAGAATGCTTGCATTCATGGTGAAGCTTGACGATGCATCTGAAGCAGTGCTTTCGCAGAGTTTAGGGGTTAATTTGACTGGGGGCGGGAAAAAGCATCGGCGCGCAAGTGGAACTCTCCGGCAAATTCTTTGCCCTTCGATGCCATTGATAGACGGGATGATATCAACTTTTTTTCCTCTTGGCCCGATGCTAAGCCGAACGGCAGTGACTGCCTCAGGCATGACAGAGCGGGTGCAGGGGCTGCTTCGGGGGAAGAAATTGGGGGAGCTCAGCTTTCACGTCAGCAATTGCCATGACTTTAAGTGGTTCGCGAAAAGTGGCCCCCACACTGCCTGATGTACGACCGACGGGCAAGTGGAAATTCGCGGTTCTTAATACGCGCCTTGTGTGCGTTCCAAATCGGCATCCAGGTACCTAGGGTGCGTGCATCGCTAGGCCGGGGGCTCGGAGGAGCGATTGAGAAACCTGAAGTCAAGCCACGCCTACATCAAGTGCCCAGCGGCAACAGAAGCAATGTCAGGGGCCGGTCCAGAGGTTCGGATGCAAAAACTCCAAAATCCCATTACTGTATAGGTGGGCAACAGATCATAGCTATGTAAAACTACGGCAAAGGATCTTGCCTTCGCCGTCTTTCGTCATGGGGTCTCCCGCCCATGGTGAGGTATCATTATGCAGTCCAAATCGCCCAAACAGCCGGCCAGGCTATGCTCCAGCAACACAGTCGTATATCAATCAGCCCTCGTTGATGCCTTAAGTTTCCAATGCAATCCTATATCCGTCATACAAGGTTGTCATGCGTCGTGAGGTGTCGAAGTAGACCTTTTGTGGCGGTCGCTTTTCGTAATGGCATGGCTCCTGACTTTGTGGATGAAGTCGACGATGACATCGTTCTCTTGGATCCCAACCCCGTTGAAGTGCTTCCGCACAGTCATTGCCAGCTGTTCTTTGCTTTGCCTTCTGTTCTCTTTCTTGCGAGCCATTGTGGGGGAGTGTAGGCCAATGCCGCCCGGTCGTGAGAGAACCAATTGACGGTATGAACAGGAAAACGAGGTAGGGGTGTTGATATGGTGTTCGCGCCGGTATGCATGTAGGGTGTCTCGGTTGAAGGTGTTCCATTGTATCTGccgaaagggaggggggaggttAGTGATTGAAGGTCTACGGATACAATTTGGGACGATGTGTCACGAACGAGGACagggaggacgaggaggaggaagcgaTGGTGGTTGTAGGAGCTTACCCCGGGGTTTGGAGCCTTCTCTTTTGCGGCGACTGGAACATCCGCAGCAGCGTTGGCGTTTGTAACCTCCCGCAGTTGGGATCCTGTCGAGCTAGCCACACGGCGCAGTTTTCCGTTCGAGTGTTGGGCGCCAGAGGCAGATGTATGCTTCTCTTTCACGCTTGTGGCTTCGGACTTGGTGTCGTCGTGAGCGGTCTTGGAGGACTTGGGCGCCATGACGAAGGAGATGGCTTTATTGAGGATTCaccgaggtcgtcaaggtTGGAGTCGGTCTAGGTCGCAAACTTTGGTAGCAAGACGTGCCAGCTATCACATCGTAATCGGCGGGGAGGAAATGGtgtgagaaggaggagacaAGCGTTGGGGGTGGCCAGATTGGGGTTTTTTTCCTCACGTCATGGCCTCTAGCAGCAACGCCTCTGTTGGTTACTGCTGGCGGTTGCCCAGGGGCCGGGGCCAGGGCCCTGCCTGGCTTGGACGAGTGAGCTGCGGGGCGCGCCGGGGGTACTCGGGGTCTAATGTAAACAGCGAGCGAGCCTGCACTACACCGGGTACGTACCGACCCCAGAAAATTGCTGACTCCCTCGTTCCTACCTTTATTTGCAGGTTGGGCTCTCCCGTTTCCTTCTCTACCCTCGATAGAATTTCCATTTCCTCGATCCTCGTTCTTCATCATTAGTCACGGCAATGTGTCAAGACGAGCCCTAACTCCTGCAGCCATGAAGCAGCTCTCTCTGTTCACATCGTATAGCCTCAGGCCTCTGCCGTCAAACGGCGACGTCATGTGGTGTTCCAATACATAGGTATGTGCGGTAACATGCGCAACTCGCCCccagcggcgccggcaggGTACGGAGACGATGAAAGACAAGCCTCGCCGTTGCTCAAGTCAATTTAATTCCAGAAGAATAAAGGCAGCCGAGCACTTGCCCGGCTTACCTTATCTGTACGCATCCACAGCCAAGCGCGTCTACTTACAGCACCCCACGCGGCACACGAGCACCTGGTTCTGTCGAACGAGGATCAGCAAAGCCCTAGCATTCGCAACTCAGCGACACAACAGGACAAATTGGTCCGACTTGCAGTCTCTGTGTTTCAACCACAACATGTAGAGATACATATCTCAACTTCCCCGCATCGAAGGAGGGTTGGGCCTTGACGCTGCAAACGACTGCCTTTGGCCACGTCCGCGACAAGCCACTGGTGAGTCTCGCCTACCGGACATTAACCCACCAGGGCCGCTGCAGGTCTCCGCCGAGAAAAGTCAATGCCGCCTCCCGCTCAAGTACGTTCTGAATTGCGCGGGAGATGCCTGGAATAGATGCTTCGTCGCTGGAGTCGGAGTGGCCCGAATGCTTGGGTCACCATCTCGCATCTAATTGATTTCCCACGCAGACCGAGGGGCATCCCACGTCCAGACGCAGGTGGACCAAGAGACCCCCAAACTTTCTTTCAACGCCAGGATTTGGATGCGACTCGAATCTGTTCTATTTCACAAGCTTGTGCACCAAGAGCAGCTCGTTCTTTCTCCCCAGCATCGCCGCTaaaaagaagcaaaagagAAAAACACTTTGGTGGTTTTCAATGTCACCGACTCATCAATTCGACACCACCCTCTTGTCTGTCAAGAGGAGATCAGGCCCCAAAGCCAACAGGTGGTTGGGCGCGTTGCTTTTCAACCACAATATCATGACGGACGATGTCTCGGTATTGGTCAGGTGTCTGCTGCATCAGGATCCTGCAAGTGGTCAGGCATGGCAGTCCAGCGACCCGTTGAACATGGCCTCTTAACCCCCCTGGTGCTCATGGTCCTTTAAttttttttaattttttCGCACGCTATCCGTCGGCGATTTTTCGACACCTTGGGAAAGCCCGATATATCGGTCAGATG
Coding sequences within it:
- a CDS encoding Putative histone deacetylase complex subunit SAP30/SAP30, SAP30 domain superfamily; translation: MAPKSSKTAHDDTKSEATSVKEKHTSASGAQHSNGKLRRVASSTGSQLREVTNANAAADVPVAAKEKAPNPGIQWNTFNRDTLHAYRREHHINTPTSFSCSYRQLVLSRPGGIGLHSPTMARKKENRRQSKEQLAMTVRKHFNGVGIQENDVIVDFIHKVRSHAITKSDRHKRSTSTPHDA
- a CDS encoding Putative Heat shock protein DnaJ, cysteine-rich: MNASILTKAAAPGRLLSSRISRQSKLKAAVCKRAPIHTVTYTVRPTKSSASRVTCQPPSSKHTFHTTSGNLAPSDPYKTLGVDKSASAGDIKKAYYGLAKKYHPDTNKDAGAKEKFGDIQSAYEILSDPKKKQQFDQYGAAGFDPSGAPGGDPFGGAGNPFGGGFGGQGGFGGGFNFDDIFSAFTGGQGSPFGRRASGRNPFQQEILVGDNIEVQSSISFMEAAKGTSKTITVTPLTECGTCTGSGLKQGTKRSECKSCNGTGTRVHFMNGGFQMASTCGACGGTGTTIPRGSECRSCAGNGVVRERKTITVDIPAGIEDGMRLRVDGAGDAPVTGKNAEANVRTQKGDLYVFVRVASDPKFRRAGSDILYTASIPITTAMLGGEVTVPTLDGQVNVKVATGTNTGDKLTLSGMGMKKLNGRRGGSGDLKVEFKVNMPKYLSANQRTLVEMLANEMGDKTARRIMNVTPQGSTQPVSPDDSESHKNEGFLKSMWHTLTNHPAHQKPSETDADKSTTTDKKSDEKKDDTKNGSGSA